The following are from one region of the Patescibacteria group bacterium genome:
- a CDS encoding RNHCP domain-containing protein, with translation MRKFQRKIEDFICENCGVETKGDGYTDHCPNCLWSKHADINPGDRLSECQGMMRPIGLELKHGEERIVYQCEKCGHRHKVKASKNDDYKKILELSRLEYNI, from the coding sequence ATGAGAAAATTTCAGCGTAAAATTGAAGATTTTATCTGCGAAAATTGCGGGGTAGAAACAAAAGGCGACGGCTATACCGACCATTGCCCGAATTGTTTGTGGTCAAAACACGCCGATATTAATCCGGGCGACCGGTTGTCGGAATGCCAGGGGATGATGCGGCCGATCGGCCTTGAATTAAAACATGGAGAAGAGCGGATTGTCTACCAATGCGAAAAATGCGGACATCGGCATAAGGTAAAAGCGTCTAAGAATGATGATTATAAAAAAATACTTGAACTTTCAAGACTCGAATACAATATATGA
- a CDS encoding AIR synthase-related protein, with product MPCRIYIQPAIADARAESKKRHFNSLGLAAKIKSVCLADCYTIDKALDKNQKAKARRLLSNPLFETASESPAVNGPKKFDYVIEIGYLPGVTDNIGQTAKESLEDGLKIKFLPQESVYSSRIFFISFEGKAAVPDAEKIKDCLFNPLIERAGLKTFSEYIKNRGLDMIIPKVRLSAKTTVLNIDLNIEDGELETLGRQGIKDKSGLRRGPLSLSLNYLKAIREHFNGLKRKPTDVELETLAQTWSEHCKHTIFADPMDDLARGIYKTYIKGATEKIRRKKGRRDFCVSVFTDNSGAIGFDKDYLITHKVETHNTPSALDPFGGSITGIVGVNRDCLGFGLGAKPIANVYGFCLADPKDNTELYRDKGKTQKMLSARRILEGVVAGINAGGNQSGIPTNLGFIYFDPRFRGKPLVFAGTVGLIKRSINNRPSHIKRARPGDLIAMIGGRVGADGIHGATFSSVELDEKSPATAVQIGDPITQKKLSDALIKEARDLDLYSSLTDCGAGGLSSAVGEMAEATGGCLVNLEKVPLKYPGLAPWQIWISESQERMVLAIPEKKWPKFSELMGRRGVEATVIGEFNNRGRCTVKFNNENVLDLDMEFLHHGRPEKLQTTKEPKAIPADERLLQKTGAGRQTGYSKEIISLLSHLNIASIEFISKQYDHEVQAGSVIKPLSGRGRIVSEATVTRPVLSSKKGLVLGCALYPGLTELSPYKMAAVAIDGAVRAAVAAGADIDYLALLDNFCWSSSDDPTRLWQLKEAARACYNTACALGTPFISGKDSMYNDFKGFDKDARPLKISIPPTLLISSIGVIPDIAKAVSLEAKMPGDIIYILGNTNNELAGSQYREMLKSETSPNGVNPDQPEEKGVPAVDAKKNYRLYKTLFKAIQKNLVASAISLNRGGLAIAAIKSLSGGGRGGKLDLKNLPGGWNNNHEALFSESAGRILVTVDKKKAPLFEKIMSGRDFARIGQVENSKLVKIYNNNKLVASLALKDALEAYKKPLKNL from the coding sequence ATGCCTTGCCGAATCTACATCCAGCCAGCCATAGCCGATGCCCGGGCCGAATCAAAAAAAAGGCATTTTAACAGCCTGGGCCTGGCCGCTAAAATAAAATCAGTCTGTCTGGCGGATTGCTATACCATCGACAAAGCGCTTGATAAAAATCAGAAAGCAAAAGCCCGGAGGCTTCTCTCCAATCCATTGTTCGAAACTGCTTCTGAATCGCCCGCAGTAAACGGCCCAAAAAAATTCGATTACGTTATTGAGATCGGCTATCTGCCCGGCGTTACCGACAACATCGGACAGACCGCCAAAGAGTCTTTGGAAGACGGGCTAAAAATAAAATTCTTACCGCAAGAATCCGTATATTCATCGCGGATTTTTTTTATTTCGTTTGAAGGAAAGGCGGCGGTTCCTGATGCCGAAAAAATTAAAGACTGTCTTTTTAATCCGCTTATCGAGCGGGCCGGCCTTAAAACTTTTTCCGAATACATAAAAAACCGGGGCCTAGATATGATTATTCCCAAGGTAAGACTTTCTGCTAAAACTACGGTGTTAAATATCGACCTCAATATCGAAGACGGGGAGCTCGAAACCTTGGGCCGACAGGGCATTAAAGACAAAAGCGGCTTAAGGCGGGGGCCGCTTTCTTTGAGCCTTAATTACCTTAAAGCCATCCGCGAACATTTCAACGGCCTTAAAAGAAAACCTACCGACGTAGAGCTGGAAACCTTAGCCCAGACCTGGTCCGAACATTGCAAACACACAATCTTTGCCGACCCGATGGATGATCTAGCCCGCGGCATCTATAAAACCTATATCAAAGGGGCAACCGAAAAAATTCGCCGGAAAAAAGGCCGGCGGGATTTCTGCGTTTCGGTTTTTACCGATAATTCCGGAGCTATCGGCTTTGATAAAGATTATTTGATTACCCATAAAGTTGAGACCCATAACACCCCTTCGGCGCTTGACCCCTTCGGCGGTTCAATAACCGGCATTGTCGGCGTTAACCGCGATTGTCTGGGATTCGGCCTCGGCGCCAAGCCAATAGCTAATGTTTACGGCTTCTGCCTGGCTGACCCGAAAGATAATACCGAATTATACCGGGATAAAGGAAAAACTCAAAAAATGCTTTCGGCCCGAAGAATACTAGAAGGGGTAGTGGCGGGAATTAATGCCGGCGGCAACCAATCCGGCATTCCAACCAACTTGGGCTTTATTTATTTTGATCCCCGTTTTCGCGGCAAACCGTTAGTTTTTGCCGGCACGGTGGGACTGATAAAAAGATCGATAAATAACCGGCCGTCCCATATTAAAAGGGCCAGGCCGGGCGACTTAATCGCCATGATCGGCGGCCGGGTGGGCGCCGACGGCATTCATGGGGCAACTTTCTCTTCCGTTGAGCTTGATGAAAAAAGTCCGGCTACAGCCGTGCAAATAGGCGACCCCATCACCCAAAAAAAATTATCCGACGCGTTAATTAAAGAAGCCCGAGATTTGGATTTATATTCCAGCCTTACCGATTGCGGCGCCGGAGGGCTTTCTTCGGCTGTCGGCGAAATGGCCGAAGCGACCGGAGGATGCCTGGTTAATTTGGAAAAAGTGCCGCTGAAATATCCGGGGCTCGCACCCTGGCAAATTTGGATTTCCGAATCGCAAGAAAGGATGGTTTTGGCTATACCTGAAAAAAAATGGCCAAAATTTTCCGAATTAATGGGACGCCGGGGAGTGGAAGCTACTGTCATCGGGGAGTTTAATAACCGGGGACGCTGTACGGTTAAATTTAATAATGAGAATGTGCTTGATTTAGATATGGAATTTCTGCACCATGGCCGGCCGGAAAAATTGCAGACGACTAAAGAGCCAAAAGCTATCCCGGCCGACGAACGCCTTTTACAAAAAACAGGCGCTGGCCGCCAAACCGGCTATTCAAAAGAAATTATTTCGCTTCTTTCCCATTTAAATATCGCGAGTATTGAGTTTATTTCTAAGCAGTATGACCATGAGGTCCAGGCCGGTTCAGTCATAAAGCCTTTGTCCGGCCGCGGCCGGATTGTTTCTGAAGCGACCGTCACCCGGCCGGTCCTTTCTTCAAAAAAAGGCCTGGTATTGGGATGCGCCCTTTATCCTGGCCTTACTGAACTTAGCCCCTATAAAATGGCGGCCGTGGCGATTGACGGAGCGGTGCGGGCGGCCGTAGCGGCCGGGGCGGATATCGATTACTTGGCGCTTTTAGATAACTTTTGCTGGTCCAGCTCGGATGACCCGACCCGCCTGTGGCAGTTAAAAGAAGCGGCCCGCGCCTGTTATAATACGGCTTGCGCCTTGGGGACGCCCTTTATTTCCGGGAAAGACAGCATGTATAACGATTTCAAAGGATTTGACAAGGACGCCCGGCCGCTGAAAATTTCCATTCCTCCGACCCTCTTGATTTCTTCCATTGGTGTAATTCCGGATATTGCCAAGGCTGTGTCGCTTGAGGCAAAAATGCCCGGAGACATTATCTACATCCTGGGCAATACCAATAACGAACTGGCTGGAAGCCAATATCGGGAAATGTTAAAATCCGAAACATCGCCGAACGGCGTTAATCCCGATCAGCCGGAAGAAAAAGGCGTACCCGCGGTTGACGCCAAAAAAAATTACCGGCTTTACAAAACGCTCTTCAAGGCAATCCAAAAAAATCTGGTTGCCTCGGCCATAAGCTTAAACCGCGGCGGCTTAGCCATAGCCGCCATAAAATCTTTATCCGGCGGCGGACGAGGCGGAAAATTGGATTTAAAAAATTTGCCCGGGGGATGGAATAACAATCACGAGGCGCTTTTTTCCGAAAGCGCCGGAAGAATTCTGGTTACGGTTGATAAAAAGAAAGCTCCGCTTTTTGAAAAAATAATGTCCGGCCGGGATTTCGCAAGGATCGGGCAAGTTGAAAACTCAAAACTGGTAAAAATATATAATAATAACAAGTTAGTCGCCAGCCTGGCTTTAAAAGACGCCCTGGAAGCATATAAAAAACCCCTTAAAAATCTCTAA
- a CDS encoding phosphoribosylformylglycinamidine synthase subunit PurQ — MIKPRVIILSGYGLNCEEETALGFKLAGSVVQIVHINDLAEGIKKLGNYEIMAIPGGFSYGDDTGSGKAYANKLNNNLKDEINEFVSKDKLAIGICNGFQILTQTGLVPGALTVNDGARYLDRWVDLEITGESPWTRGIKKLSLPIAHGEGKYFAQKKVLSGLNKSLGLAARYIKGEICQYQNLPANPNGSIMDIAAVSAYNGRVLGIMPHPERGMFFHHLPNWPLKKEKLIREGKPLPEYGPGFQIFKNAVRYFN, encoded by the coding sequence ATGATTAAACCTCGAGTAATCATCCTGTCCGGCTATGGCCTAAACTGCGAAGAAGAAACGGCTCTTGGCTTTAAGTTGGCCGGAAGCGTCGTCCAGATTGTTCATATTAATGATTTGGCCGAAGGAATAAAAAAATTAGGAAATTACGAAATCATGGCGATTCCCGGCGGTTTTTCTTACGGCGACGATACTGGATCGGGCAAGGCTTACGCCAATAAGCTAAACAATAATTTAAAGGATGAAATAAATGAATTTGTTTCTAAAGACAAGCTGGCTATCGGAATCTGCAATGGTTTTCAAATTTTAACCCAGACCGGCCTGGTGCCGGGCGCGCTTACGGTAAACGACGGGGCTAGATATCTTGATCGCTGGGTAGACTTGGAAATCACCGGAGAGTCCCCCTGGACCCGGGGCATAAAAAAATTATCTTTGCCGATTGCCCACGGCGAAGGCAAATATTTCGCGCAAAAAAAGGTTCTTTCCGGCTTGAATAAATCTTTGGGCCTGGCCGCCCGATATATTAAAGGCGAAATATGCCAATACCAGAACCTGCCGGCTAACCCCAACGGCTCGATAATGGATATTGCCGCGGTATCGGCTTACAACGGCCGGGTGCTCGGAATAATGCCGCATCCGGAAAGGGGTATGTTTTTCCACCACCTTCCCAACTGGCCGCTTAAAAAAGAGAAATTAATCCGGGAGGGAAAGCCGCTTCCGGAATACGGCCCCGGTTTTCAAATTTTCAAAAACGCCGTCAGATATTTTAACTAA
- the purH gene encoding bifunctional phosphoribosylaminoimidazolecarboxamide formyltransferase/IMP cyclohydrolase, whose product MEKYALLSVSDKEGLTDLARSLDLAGYRLIATGGTAKALTEAGLTPVPIQEITGNPESFDGRMKTISFEVMSGILFDRANEEHVRQAQELSIKPIDIVVCNLYPFEKTSASENSTAKEAIENIDVGGPTMIRSAAKNHLHVLPIVDPKDYETVAKAIAENAITKELRQKLAAKAFRHLSFYDAQIAGYFGSEMFPEEFVLAGRKMKDLRYGENPHQKAAAYITPGKKTAISGLKCLAGRDISLTNLTDINSGLIAVELFSEPAAAVIKHNSPCGLALGSTAEEALTRAIEADSESAFGGVIVLNKPMDKKCADLIASFKDEKRGNIDIIAVPEVDAEVLEFLKGVRKTMGIYSLGKINPPDPKGINLKWIEGGFVVQTADNGIDENFSAWEFPTQLKPTEEQINQMRIAWKFLTRIRSNAILVMDPKLPMTRGIGTGQTSRVRAVRIALEQAGQFSQEAVMASDSFFPFDDSVKLAAKAGIKAIVQQGGSINDKLSIAAADAAGIAMVFTRRRAFWH is encoded by the coding sequence ATGGAAAAATACGCGCTCTTAAGCGTTTCGGACAAAGAAGGTTTAACGGATCTGGCCCGGTCGCTCGACCTAGCCGGTTACCGGCTCATCGCTACCGGAGGAACGGCCAAGGCCTTAACCGAAGCCGGTTTGACGCCGGTTCCAATCCAAGAGATAACCGGCAACCCGGAAAGTTTTGACGGCCGGATGAAAACCATAAGCTTTGAGGTGATGTCCGGCATTTTATTCGACCGCGCTAACGAGGAGCATGTAAGGCAGGCGCAAGAGCTTTCTATCAAGCCGATTGATATTGTAGTTTGCAACCTTTACCCTTTTGAAAAAACCTCGGCAAGCGAAAATTCCACCGCCAAAGAAGCTATCGAAAACATTGATGTCGGCGGCCCAACCATGATCCGGTCGGCGGCAAAAAACCATCTGCACGTTTTGCCCATAGTTGACCCAAAAGACTACGAAACAGTAGCTAAAGCCATTGCCGAAAACGCGATTACCAAAGAGCTGCGCCAAAAACTGGCGGCCAAAGCTTTCCGTCATCTTTCTTTTTACGATGCTCAAATCGCCGGATATTTCGGGAGTGAAATGTTTCCGGAAGAATTCGTTTTGGCCGGAAGAAAGATGAAAGATTTGAGGTACGGCGAAAACCCCCACCAAAAAGCCGCCGCCTATATTACCCCCGGAAAAAAAACAGCCATTTCCGGATTAAAATGCCTGGCCGGACGGGATATTTCTTTGACCAATTTAACGGACATCAATTCCGGCCTGATAGCGGTTGAACTTTTTAGCGAACCGGCCGCCGCGGTTATAAAGCATAACAGCCCCTGCGGATTAGCCTTAGGATCAACCGCCGAGGAGGCTTTAACTCGGGCAATTGAGGCGGACAGCGAATCGGCTTTTGGCGGAGTAATCGTACTGAATAAGCCGATGGATAAAAAATGCGCTGATTTGATCGCGAGCTTTAAAGACGAAAAGAGGGGCAATATCGATATTATCGCCGTGCCGGAAGTTGACGCCGAAGTTTTGGAATTTCTAAAAGGCGTCCGCAAAACCATGGGCATATATTCTTTGGGAAAAATTAATCCGCCCGACCCCAAAGGAATAAATTTAAAATGGATTGAAGGCGGGTTTGTCGTCCAGACGGCCGATAACGGTATTGATGAGAATTTTTCCGCCTGGGAATTCCCCACCCAATTAAAACCAACGGAAGAACAAATAAACCAAATGCGGATCGCTTGGAAATTTTTAACCCGCATCCGTTCCAACGCGATTTTGGTAATGGACCCGAAATTGCCTATGACCCGGGGAATCGGCACTGGCCAAACTTCGCGCGTCCGGGCGGTAAGAATCGCGCTAGAACAAGCCGGACAATTCAGCCAGGAGGCGGTAATGGCCAGCGACAGTTTTTTTCCCTTTGACGATTCAGTTAAACTGGCGGCCAAAGCCGGAATAAAAGCCATCGTCCAGCAGGGCGGATCCATAAACGACAAATTATCCATCGCCGCCGCCGACGCGGCCGGAATCGCGATGGTCTTTACCCGTCGCCGGGCGTTTTGGCATTAG
- a CDS encoding adenylosuccinate synthase — translation MITVILGCQWGDEGKGKIVDYLAGKADLVIRAQGGANAGHTVVIEGKKYIFHLIPSGILNLKTISIIGNGVVIDPETLLEEINLLKKLGFDPAGRLFISNRAHLVMPYHKMIDQSKEKNSKGKIGTTGRGIGPAYMDKICRTGIRAAEFLNPDGLLKKIRANIEFANQLLKKIYNEDELDAEKVAADYLNYQKEISPFIADTGAMANRAVKEKKEILLEGAQGAMLDIDLGTYPYVTSSNTTAGGAVTGSGIGPKSIDKILGVVKAYTTRVGEGPFPTELEGEEAEKLRKKGDEFGATTGRPRRCGWFDSVVSRYACEMSGVDELIITKLDVLDELAVIKICTGYNYKGEKLEFFPADIDILKNVEPIYEEFSGWQTDTTGVREFAALPEAAKKYLNRLEELSGARVKYISVGPDRSQTIIK, via the coding sequence ATGATTACAGTAATTCTTGGTTGCCAGTGGGGGGACGAGGGCAAAGGAAAAATTGTAGACTATTTGGCCGGGAAAGCTGATTTAGTGATCCGGGCCCAGGGCGGAGCGAACGCCGGCCATACCGTAGTGATTGAAGGAAAAAAATATATTTTTCATCTGATTCCTTCCGGGATATTAAATTTGAAAACAATTTCTATAATCGGAAACGGAGTGGTAATCGACCCGGAAACGCTCTTAGAGGAAATAAATCTTTTGAAAAAACTCGGCTTTGATCCGGCCGGCCGCCTCTTTATCTCAAACCGGGCCCATTTGGTAATGCCTTACCATAAAATGATCGACCAATCCAAAGAAAAAAATTCCAAAGGCAAAATCGGCACAACCGGACGGGGGATCGGCCCGGCTTACATGGATAAGATTTGCCGGACCGGAATCAGGGCGGCGGAATTTTTAAACCCGGACGGGCTTCTGAAAAAAATTCGCGCCAATATAGAATTCGCAAACCAGCTTTTAAAAAAAATATATAACGAAGATGAGCTGGACGCCGAAAAAGTTGCCGCTGATTATTTAAACTACCAAAAAGAGATCAGTCCTTTCATCGCCGATACCGGAGCGATGGCAAACCGCGCGGTTAAAGAAAAAAAAGAAATCTTGCTCGAAGGGGCGCAGGGCGCGATGCTCGATATTGATTTGGGCACCTACCCTTATGTCACCTCGTCCAATACGACGGCTGGCGGAGCGGTTACCGGATCAGGAATCGGCCCGAAATCTATTGACAAAATACTTGGAGTGGTAAAAGCTTACACCACCCGGGTAGGCGAAGGGCCGTTTCCGACTGAACTGGAGGGAGAAGAGGCGGAAAAACTCCGAAAGAAAGGCGATGAGTTCGGGGCAACGACCGGTAGGCCCCGGCGCTGCGGCTGGTTTGATTCAGTAGTTTCCCGGTATGCTTGCGAAATGAGCGGAGTTGATGAATTAATCATTACCAAGCTGGACGTATTGGATGAGTTGGCTGTTATAAAAATTTGCACCGGCTATAATTATAAAGGTGAAAAATTGGAATTCTTCCCGGCTGATATTGATATCCTTAAAAACGTAGAGCCGATTTATGAAGAATTTTCCGGCTGGCAAACCGATACCACCGGAGTAAGAGAATTCGCGGCGCTTCCCGAGGCCGCCAAAAAATATTTAAACCGTTTAGAAGAGCTGTCGGGCGCCCGGGTAAAATATATTTCCGTCGGGCCGGATCGAAGCCAGACTATCATTAAATAA
- the purF gene encoding amidophosphoribosyltransferase — protein sequence MRELNEKCGVFGIYGRELDVSRLTFYGLFALQHRGQESSGIATSDGQEIDSYKDTGLVTHVYNERIIKSLRGHIAVGHNRYSTSEGTGLAHAHPIVIDHKLALVHNGNLPSVTALIEFLKDKGVETQGCSDSELMAYAIAWYLDQGKNLEEAVLAAFPLFTGAFSALAMTCDSLVAFRDQCGIRPFSLGRLNGGYVFASETCAFKLIGAEFLREINPGEIVAVSEGGLKSIQAAPSNPKIDIFEFVYFSRPDSEICGKLIYEVRRNCGLTLAKENPLEADIVIPVPETAIPVAIGYSKGTGIPFEMGLIKNRYVHRTFIEPDQHTRDLGVQMKLIPLANVLRGKRVVVIDDSIVRGTTTQKLTQALFDAGAKEVHMIISSPPVKYPDFYGIDTPKQEKLIASKKTVPQIREFLGATSLYYLSLAGLIESIGLPADNFSTSCFTGIYPIDLKERAKDYRHPSSSLV from the coding sequence ATGAGAGAGTTAAACGAAAAATGCGGAGTATTTGGAATTTACGGCCGGGAATTGGATGTTTCCCGCCTGACTTTTTATGGACTTTTCGCGCTCCAGCATAGGGGCCAGGAATCGTCCGGCATCGCCACTTCAGACGGCCAGGAAATTGACTCATATAAAGACACTGGCCTGGTAACCCACGTCTACAATGAACGCATTATCAAAAGCTTAAGAGGCCATATCGCGGTCGGCCACAACCGCTACTCAACTTCCGAGGGCACCGGCCTGGCGCACGCCCATCCGATAGTAATTGACCACAAGCTGGCTTTGGTGCATAACGGCAATTTGCCTTCAGTTACCGCCCTGATTGAATTTTTAAAAGACAAGGGCGTCGAAACCCAGGGCTGTTCGGATTCGGAACTAATGGCTTACGCGATCGCCTGGTATTTAGATCAGGGGAAAAATTTGGAAGAGGCAGTTTTAGCTGCCTTTCCTTTATTTACGGGGGCTTTTTCCGCTTTAGCGATGACTTGCGATTCGCTCGTTGCTTTCCGCGACCAGTGCGGTATCCGGCCATTTTCCTTAGGCCGGCTGAATGGCGGATACGTTTTTGCCTCGGAAACTTGCGCTTTCAAACTTATCGGTGCCGAATTTTTAAGAGAAATTAATCCCGGGGAAATAGTCGCTGTGTCTGAAGGCGGCTTGAAATCAATCCAGGCGGCGCCGTCCAATCCAAAAATCGACATTTTCGAATTTGTATATTTTTCCCGGCCGGATTCGGAAATTTGCGGCAAGCTGATTTACGAAGTCCGGCGAAATTGCGGCTTGACGCTCGCTAAAGAAAACCCGCTTGAAGCCGATATAGTCATTCCGGTTCCCGAAACCGCTATCCCGGTCGCTATCGGCTATTCCAAAGGCACCGGCATTCCTTTTGAAATGGGGCTAATCAAAAATCGCTATGTCCACCGCACTTTTATCGAACCGGACCAGCATACCCGCGACCTGGGTGTCCAGATGAAACTAATCCCTTTAGCCAATGTGCTTAGGGGCAAGCGAGTGGTAGTAATCGACGACTCGATTGTCCGGGGAACGACTACCCAAAAACTTACCCAAGCCTTGTTCGACGCCGGCGCCAAAGAAGTCCATATGATTATTTCTTCTCCGCCGGTTAAATATCCGGATTTTTACGGCATTGATACGCCAAAGCAGGAGAAATTAATCGCTTCGAAAAAAACCGTTCCGCAAATCCGGGAATTTTTAGGCGCCACTTCCCTTTACTATTTATCCTTAGCCGGACTCATCGAATCCATCGGATTGCCGGCCGATAATTTTTCCACCTCCTGCTTTACCGGAATTTACCCGATAGACTTAAAAGAGCGCGCCAAAGATTACCGGCATCCGAGTTCATCCCTTGTATAA
- a CDS encoding formyltransferase family protein has translation MKIAMLISGGGTTMASIITAAKEGRLKNILPALVIASRPEAGGIEKALNLGISKEDIVVIRPKDFLTREEFGRKIIDECKKRGVEFIGQYGWLPLTPANVVKEYEGMIINQHPVPLDPGRPDFGGKGIHGRAAVCARLLFVKKTNRDWWNETIAHRVEEEYDKGAVVKALRVPILTDDTVESLYNERIFPSEYKTQIQTLQDFADGTVKEIVRTEPLVKPEEYGILEQCKKEAIELYPHG, from the coding sequence ATGAAGATAGCAATGCTCATTTCCGGCGGCGGAACGACGATGGCCTCGATTATCACTGCCGCAAAAGAAGGTCGGCTAAAAAACATCCTTCCGGCATTAGTAATTGCTTCGAGGCCTGAAGCGGGCGGCATTGAAAAAGCTTTGAACCTTGGAATTTCCAAAGAGGACATAGTGGTAATTCGGCCGAAAGATTTTCTAACGCGGGAAGAGTTCGGCCGAAAGATAATTGATGAGTGTAAAAAACGCGGTGTTGAATTTATCGGCCAATACGGCTGGCTGCCCTTAACGCCGGCGAATGTAGTAAAAGAATATGAAGGCATGATCATTAACCAGCATCCGGTTCCCCTAGATCCCGGCCGACCCGATTTCGGCGGCAAAGGCATACATGGCCGGGCGGCAGTCTGTGCCCGGCTTCTCTTCGTAAAAAAAACCAACCGCGATTGGTGGAACGAAACTATTGCCCACAGGGTAGAAGAAGAGTATGACAAGGGCGCGGTAGTGAAAGCGTTACGGGTACCTATCCTGACCGACGACACCGTGGAATCCCTTTATAATGAAAGAATTTTTCCATCTGAGTATAAAACGCAAATTCAAACTTTGCAGGACTTTGCGGACGGAACAGTTAAAGAAATAGTGCGAACCGAGCCTTTAGTAAAACCGGAGGAATACGGGATTTTGGAACAATGCAAAAAGGAAGCGATTGAATTATATCCGCACGGATAG
- the purD gene encoding phosphoribosylamine--glycine ligase codes for MAKVLIIGGGGREHAIAWKLKQSPKVDKIYIAPGNAGTAALGENVALASTDLQGLVKFANENNIDLTVVGQDDPLALGVVDAFQEAGLKIWGPTKAAAQIEASKAFAKDLMARQKIPTAEYKTFTDYDAAFKYINEKGAPIVIKASGLALGKGVTVCQTLEQAEKALKESMVDKVFGESGATVVIEECLTGPEFSVHAFCDGKNYKLFPTAQDHKPVFDDGKGPNTGGMGTIAPVPWVTLEMMDKVAKQVVEPILEGLKNAGAPFVGLIYPGMMETKDGSKVIEFNCRLGDPETQSYIRLLKTDLYDIFEASVNGKLAEMEIEWYPGFACCVALASGGYPGPYEKGKEITGIEEAEKMADVIVFHAGSKLDNGRVLTNGGRVLGVTATADTLRGALDKAYVAIKLINFEGMHYRTDIGKKSLES; via the coding sequence ATGGCAAAAGTACTAATAATCGGTGGAGGAGGTAGGGAACACGCGATTGCCTGGAAATTAAAGCAGTCGCCGAAAGTCGATAAAATTTATATCGCGCCGGGAAATGCCGGTACGGCCGCCTTAGGTGAAAACGTAGCCTTAGCTTCGACCGACCTTCAGGGCCTCGTTAAATTCGCGAACGAAAATAATATTGACTTAACGGTAGTCGGCCAGGATGACCCTTTGGCTTTAGGCGTAGTGGACGCTTTCCAGGAGGCGGGATTAAAAATATGGGGACCGACAAAAGCGGCCGCGCAAATCGAAGCTTCAAAAGCTTTTGCCAAAGACTTAATGGCCAGGCAAAAAATTCCTACGGCCGAGTATAAGACTTTCACTGATTATGACGCGGCCTTTAAATATATAAACGAAAAAGGGGCGCCAATCGTTATAAAAGCCTCTGGTCTAGCCCTTGGCAAAGGCGTAACTGTTTGCCAGACCCTGGAACAGGCCGAAAAGGCGCTAAAAGAATCAATGGTTGATAAAGTTTTTGGCGAATCAGGTGCTACGGTGGTAATAGAAGAATGTTTAACCGGCCCGGAGTTTTCGGTCCATGCTTTTTGCGACGGAAAGAACTACAAGCTTTTCCCGACTGCCCAGGACCATAAGCCGGTTTTTGACGACGGTAAGGGGCCGAATACCGGGGGCATGGGTACAATCGCGCCCGTGCCGTGGGTAACTCTGGAAATGATGGATAAAGTCGCGAAGCAGGTGGTCGAGCCGATCTTGGAAGGCTTAAAAAATGCCGGAGCGCCGTTTGTCGGGTTGATTTATCCCGGGATGATGGAAACTAAAGACGGATCAAAAGTCATTGAATTCAATTGCCGCTTAGGCGATCCGGAAACTCAAAGTTATATAAGACTACTAAAAACTGACTTGTATGACATATTTGAAGCGTCGGTGAACGGCAAACTGGCAGAAATGGAAATCGAATGGTATCCGGGCTTTGCCTGTTGCGTTGCCTTAGCCTCGGGCGGTTATCCGGGACCATATGAAAAAGGTAAAGAAATTACTGGGATTGAAGAGGCGGAAAAGATGGCCGACGTAATTGTTTTCCATGCCGGATCAAAACTGGATAACGGACGGGTGCTGACGAACGGCGGAAGAGTGCTCGGGGTAACGGCCACGGCCGATACTTTGCGCGGCGCCTTAGATAAAGCTTATGTGGCCATAAAGTTAATAAACTTCGAAGGCATGCATTACCGAACGGATATCGGGAAGAAATCATTAGAATCCTAA